TATCCCCAACGGATTTCCCGTCAGTTGCCCCAAAGGTAGCAACTTTTACCTCTGTTGCGGCACCCCCACTCGCTTTTGCAAGCAGGTCTGTGTGGTCAAGGCGTGACCCTGGCACAATTACCCATAACCAGGGTCCTTCTATTTTTGGACCGGCTTCAGGGAAAGCGGAGTTAATGAAACTTGAGTGTGAGATAGATGTGTTCTCAGGGAATCTTTCTAAACTTGCTACGTCTGTTATTGCATTGTCGTTGAGTCCCATCCATGTCAAGTTGGGCAAAAGTGTGAGAGAGGATACATCCGTTATCGCATTTTCGCTAAGATCTAACCATGTCAAGTTATTTAGTTTCGCAAGCGGAGATACATCCGATATTACATTGTCGTGAAGTTCTAACCATGTGAGGCTGCTTAACGCTTCAAGAGACGATATATCGGATACTTCATTATGTTTAAGACTCAGACGGGTCAAACCTGTTAACCCTTCCAAGGCTGATAGGTCCGAAATCTCATTATCAATAAGGTAAAGCTCTTTTAAACCCTTCGCGTCCGCTAAGGCAGAGATATCCGATATCTCTCCGCCGCACACATTTATCTCCCTGAGTTTCGGCAATTTCGCCACGGCGGCAAGGTTCACCACAGGCGTGCCCCAGGAGTGATAATTATGCAAGTTAACTAACCCATCAAGCGGTGTGAGGTCTGCCAACGGATTATGGCTCATCCCTATCCATTCCAATTTTATTAGACCCGCGAGGGCGGATAAATCGGATATTGCGTTGTGATGGATCGCTATCCCGCGCAAGTTGATTAAGCCTTGGAGCGGAGAGAGATCGGTTATCAGATTATGCGCGATATGTAGCTGCTCCAAGCCGATTAATCCTTCAAGTGGAGAGAGATCAGATATAGCGTTATTTTCCAACTCTATGTGACGCAGTCTTATCAATCCCGCGAGTGCGGATATATCGGATATTAAATTGTCGTTAAGCCTTAAGTCATCCAGGTTTGTCGCAACTTCAAGCCCTGTCAAATCCTTGATGCCTCTGTTATTCGCATCAAGACGAACCAACCTCGCCATCTCATCTGTGGTAATCCGGGCATTTGGTGCTTTACCGAGTGCTTCCGCAATTGCCGTGTGTAGGTTCGCGTCGGGAATGTTAACGGTTTGTGCCGTTGTGGTTAGTGGAAATATCAAGAACAACATTGTGCAGAGCACGAGTGTATAAACGGAAATATGTTGTGTTTTGGTGAATTGCATGCAGGGTGATCTCCTTTTCTACTACTGGTGTCGCGCTTCGTGAGTACTCCGTTTTGGGACTAAAATAGATGGATTTTCGTGACGCTTTTAAAATAAAAGATACCTTAAAATACGGGGTAATGTCAAGACCTTTTTAGGTTTTTTATCATCCTCTTCATTTTCAAAACTCCATGCTTTAGTTTGGAGATGTAGAAAATGCGAACGACTTTATCCTATCAAAAACTTCTCTCCTCGTCAAAAACCTAATTCTGATACCAAACCAGTTTTTGTATTTCACAAAAAAGTGTTCTTGTGCTATACTAAGTAGATGTATATATGGTAGTTGATGCTTTGTGCCCTGTCAGGGCAGTCTTTGCTGAAGCGAGGTTCCGATGGCAAAGTTCCACAGAACGAAGATTCTCAAAATAGATAGACAAGCTATATTTTCCGATATTCATGCTACATCAGCATCTGTATGGAATGAGTGTTTATCGCTCATGGAATTTTATCAGTATCAGCGTGGTTATCCACATGCTCACAATCACTTCTATTTCGGAAAAGACTGTGAGGGTTGGATGGATAAGAATTTGTCTAAGGCACAACCTCTGCATTCGCAAAGTATACAAGCCATCAGGAAGCAATACTTTAAGTCGTGGAAGTCTTATTCTGCCTTGAAAAAGAGTGGTGGTATTGCTAAGCCTAAACCTCCCAACAAACGCAAAAACTATATGACAACGCGTTGGCTGAAGTCTGCTATCACTTTTGTAGTGGGGAGTTTGTTTGGTAAGCGTGTATTGCTTTCTATGGGGAGTGGTAGACCCAAATTGGAAATACAACTGCCCTCTAACTTTAATATGTCTGAAAACGAACACATCGCAACTATTGATTTGTGCTATAAGCATGGTCAGTGGGAGTTGCATTTCTCGTATAAATATGAGACTGAAGATACTGCGACTGGTGAAGGCGTAATAGGTGTGGATATTGGCGAAATACATCCGATGGTGAGTCATGATGGTAAAGAAACACATATTTACAATGGTCGGTATATCCGTTCGCTATATCGCCAGAGAAATAAAGTGCTTTCTGAATTCAGTCATGCTATCAGCAGGTGTAAACGCCATTCTAAACGCTGGTGGAAACTCACACGTCGTAAATGGAAACGCATCAACAAGATTGACAACCAAATCACAGATGCTCTCCACAAACATACCACCAAGTTCCTGAAATATTGTCAGTTGATAGGCATTGGCACCATTGTTCTCGGCAACTTGACTGGTATCCGCGATAACATTGACTATGGCAAGCGTGCCAATCAGCGTCTACATCAATGGGCGTTTGGTAAGATTACGTCTTTGCTAACTTATAAAGCCGAGGTGTTAGGTATCAAGGTTGTTCAGATAGATGAGGCTTATACATCACAAACTTGTCCAAGTTGCGGCAATAGGAAGAAACCTAATAATCGTGAGTACACCTGTAAGTGCGGTTTTGAGTATCATCGCGATGGCGTAGGTGCGATTAATATTTTGAGAAAGTATCAAGGTTGTTTAGGCGACCCTGTAGTGGCGGCAATGGGTTCTACCCGGATGGCACCGCCCTTGGGCTTTCGCTTGGAAGTCCCTGTTGCTCTGGCTTAAACCCAGAGAATGTTCCTAAAAGGAACAAAAGGAATCTCCAATCTTTAGATTGGAGAGGATGTCAATTGACAAAATTTCGGAAATTTTCAATAATGATTGCAGGCGTGTTACACGTCCGAAGTGTGAGGCAGGGATGTTTCTGCCTCAAAAACCTTAATCTCCATATATAAAAAAGGAGAGAACATTTAGGAGAGAAAAAAGTGATTCGAGTGTTTATTTTTACATTCTGTATTATGCTGCTGGGTGTGTTATT
Above is a genomic segment from Candidatus Poribacteria bacterium containing:
- a CDS encoding transposase, which gives rise to MAKFHRTKILKIDRQAIFSDIHATSASVWNECLSLMEFYQYQRGYPHAHNHFYFGKDCEGWMDKNLSKAQPLHSQSIQAIRKQYFKSWKSYSALKKSGGIAKPKPPNKRKNYMTTRWLKSAITFVVGSLFGKRVLLSMGSGRPKLEIQLPSNFNMSENEHIATIDLCYKHGQWELHFSYKYETEDTATGEGVIGVDIGEIHPMVSHDGKETHIYNGRYIRSLYRQRNKVLSEFSHAISRCKRHSKRWWKLTRRKWKRINKIDNQITDALHKHTTKFLKYCQLIGIGTIVLGNLTGIRDNIDYGKRANQRLHQWAFGKITSLLTYKAEVLGIKVVQIDEAYTSQTCPSCGNRKKPNNREYTCKCGFEYHRDGVGAINILRKYQGCLGDPVVAAMGSTRMAPPLGFRLEVPVALA
- a CDS encoding leucine-rich repeat domain-containing protein, encoding MQFTKTQHISVYTLVLCTMLFLIFPLTTTAQTVNIPDANLHTAIAEALGKAPNARITTDEMARLVRLDANNRGIKDLTGLEVATNLDDLRLNDNLISDISALAGLIRLRHIELENNAISDLSPLEGLIGLEQLHIAHNLITDLSPLQGLINLRGIAIHHNAISDLSALAGLIKLEWIGMSHNPLADLTPLDGLVNLHNYHSWGTPVVNLAAVAKLPKLREINVCGGEISDISALADAKGLKELYLIDNEISDLSALEGLTGLTRLSLKHNEVSDISSLEALSSLTWLELHDNVISDVSPLAKLNNLTWLDLSENAITDVSSLTLLPNLTWMGLNDNAITDVASLERFPENTSISHSSFINSAFPEAGPKIEGPWLWVIVPGSRLDHTDLLAKASGGAATEVKVATFGATDGKSVGDSKWRAHKLSPTGGNNLNEMTDALGWGSGSEIYDHVVYGSVTLNSPRKQDTTMLVGSDDEVKVWLNGELVHYNPVLRGAGDFQDAFPVTLKQGVNVLLVAVDNRGHGAFSGFFGFAQDAEYTVNPPERKFFIKTPAWDVNRDGLTNILDLILVGQDMGRNRPTNARTDVNKDGKRNISDLILVAQHLGELSGISAAPTALAVDSMKLDSAVVRGWIAQASLENDGSIAFQRGIANLQRLLMSFIPERTALLANYPNPFNPETWIPYQLAESADVSLRIYGMSGVLIRTLGMGHQSAGIYHQQSRAAYWDGKNEVGESVASGVYFYTLTAGDLTETRKMLITK